A genomic window from Syntrophobacterales bacterium includes:
- a CDS encoding acyl--CoA ligase: MSWQDLNLTWHYVEKWAGERPVAEALIYEEERLTWADFKKRMDQIARAYLEIGLQKGERVALLAAARNEFPLSYMAAGKVGAIWLGLNPKLTIDELRYQIGDSKPSVLMAVRSFLGADLGDKITALRQEFPFIKKVLVIGEPLEGADNFTDFVNRPRPEFDALLTKRAAEVGPDDEALLLYTSGSTGKPKGVLHTHAGIVENIKVEVLKFGVDNEARCLLHFPINHVAADTEIAFASIMKGGAIVHMEQFDPVGTLKTIEKEKITLWGQVPVMFLLEMKQPEFFQTNFSSLKAIVFSGAAAPKIMLELLSGICKNAGAALLTGYGSTEVCGFVTYSEKGDDLETLLTTAGKIAPPFELKIVDENRKELPDSQIGEIALRGPSIFKRYLNKPEMTAEVLDQDGWFYTSDLASRDARGYISITGRKSEMFKTGGENVYPREIEEVLETSPGVLFAAVIGVPDELYQEVGWAWIMQMPGQEASEEELRELCRSRLANFKIPKKFFIRPLLPLLASGKVNKLALQEELKDK, from the coding sequence ATGAGCTGGCAGGATTTGAATTTGACTTGGCATTACGTGGAAAAATGGGCAGGGGAAAGGCCTGTGGCCGAGGCGCTAATCTACGAAGAGGAACGGCTGACCTGGGCTGATTTCAAGAAAAGGATGGACCAGATCGCCCGCGCCTATCTGGAAATCGGTTTGCAGAAGGGCGAGCGGGTTGCGCTGCTTGCCGCTGCCCGCAATGAGTTTCCGTTAAGTTATATGGCGGCGGGCAAGGTAGGGGCAATCTGGCTGGGGTTGAATCCGAAGCTTACCATAGACGAGCTGCGCTACCAGATTGGCGACTCCAAACCGTCTGTTCTAATGGCGGTTCGGTCATTTCTTGGCGCCGATCTGGGAGATAAAATTACTGCCCTGAGGCAGGAATTTCCTTTCATCAAAAAGGTGCTTGTGATTGGCGAGCCGCTTGAGGGCGCCGATAATTTTACTGACTTTGTAAACAGACCCCGGCCGGAGTTTGACGCCCTCCTGACAAAACGCGCCGCGGAGGTTGGTCCTGACGACGAGGCGCTCCTTCTGTACACATCCGGTTCTACCGGGAAACCAAAGGGGGTTCTCCACACCCACGCAGGAATAGTTGAAAACATCAAGGTGGAGGTTTTAAAGTTCGGTGTGGATAACGAAGCCCGCTGTCTCCTCCATTTTCCGATAAACCACGTCGCGGCGGATACCGAGATTGCCTTTGCCTCGATAATGAAAGGCGGCGCCATTGTTCATATGGAGCAGTTTGATCCGGTCGGCACTCTGAAGACCATCGAAAAGGAGAAGATTACGCTCTGGGGGCAGGTGCCGGTTATGTTTCTGTTAGAGATGAAGCAGCCGGAGTTTTTTCAAACCAATTTCAGCAGTTTGAAGGCGATTGTCTTTTCCGGCGCCGCCGCCCCGAAGATTATGCTCGAACTGCTTTCCGGAATCTGCAAGAATGCCGGCGCCGCTCTGCTCACCGGCTATGGCAGCACTGAGGTTTGCGGGTTTGTCACCTACTCCGAAAAAGGGGATGACCTGGAAACCCTGCTTACTACTGCGGGAAAGATTGCGCCGCCGTTCGAATTGAAGATCGTTGATGAAAACCGCAAGGAGCTGCCGGACTCTCAGATCGGAGAGATCGCCCTCCGGGGGCCTTCGATATTCAAGCGTTATCTCAACAAACCGGAGATGACGGCGGAGGTGCTCGACCAAGACGGCTGGTTCTATACCTCCGATCTGGCAAGCAGGGATGCCCGCGGCTATATATCCATTACCGGGCGAAAATCGGAGATGTTCAAGACCGGCGGAGAAAATGTTTATCCCCGCGAGATAGAGGAGGTTCTGGAAACCAGTCCGGGGGTGTTGTTTGCCGCCGTAATCGGGGTTCCCGATGAGCTGTACCAGGAAGTCGGCTGGGCCTGGATAATGCAGATGCCGGGGCAGGAAGCCTCCGAAGAAGAGCTGCGGGAGCTGTGCCGCTCCCGGCTCGCCAACTTCAAAATTCCGAAGAAATTTTTCATCCGTCCGCTTCTGCCGCTGCTGGCGAGCGGCAAGGTGAACAAACTTGCGTTGCAGGAAGAGTTAAAGGATAAATAA
- the purB gene encoding adenylosuccinate lyase, whose translation MIPRYSREKMEAIWSSQNRFQKWLDIEILACEAMAERGEIPPEALKNIKERAGFDIERIDEIEKTTKHDVIAFLTSVSEKVGPDSRFIHRGMTSSDVLDTSLALLLREAVELLIEDVDLLLGALKKKAFAHRRTLMIGRSHGIHAEPITFGLKLAVWHAEMERNRERLVRAKETISAGKISGAVGTFSFIDPSIEEYVCKKAGLKPAPASSQIVQRDRHAEYFTTLAIVASSLDKFAQEIRLLQRTEVREAEEYFSPGQKGSSAMPHKRNPVLSENISGLARLMRSYAAAALEDVALWHERDISHSSVERVIGPDATILLDFMLSRFTGLIERLVVYPERMLANLNMTKGVIFSQMVLLKLIERGITRENAYAIVQRNAMKSWENGVEFKELLLQDEEVVSRIAKADLAEAFDVQNFIRQVDFIFARVFGPEAG comes from the coding sequence GTGATACCGAGGTATTCACGGGAAAAAATGGAGGCGATCTGGAGTTCGCAGAACCGGTTTCAGAAATGGCTGGATATCGAGATTCTGGCCTGCGAGGCTATGGCAGAAAGGGGTGAAATTCCCCCGGAGGCGCTGAAAAACATCAAGGAGCGGGCCGGTTTCGATATTGAACGGATTGACGAGATTGAAAAAACTACCAAACACGATGTGATCGCCTTTTTAACATCCGTATCGGAGAAGGTTGGCCCGGATAGCAGGTTTATCCATCGCGGCATGACCTCGTCGGATGTGCTTGACACCTCCCTGGCGCTTTTGTTGCGCGAGGCGGTAGAGCTGCTGATCGAAGATGTTGACCTGCTGCTCGGCGCGCTGAAAAAAAAGGCGTTTGCCCACCGCCGGACGCTGATGATTGGCCGATCTCATGGAATCCACGCGGAGCCGATAACCTTTGGTCTGAAGCTTGCCGTCTGGCACGCCGAGATGGAGCGCAACCGCGAACGACTCGTCCGGGCGAAAGAGACGATCAGCGCCGGCAAGATTTCCGGCGCCGTCGGCACGTTTTCCTTCATTGATCCCTCTATTGAGGAGTATGTCTGTAAAAAAGCGGGGTTGAAACCGGCGCCCGCCTCCTCGCAGATCGTCCAGCGGGATCGCCATGCGGAATATTTCACGACGCTGGCGATTGTGGCGTCCTCGCTTGACAAATTCGCCCAGGAGATCCGGCTTTTGCAGCGGACGGAGGTGCGGGAGGCGGAGGAGTATTTTTCGCCGGGGCAGAAGGGTTCATCCGCGATGCCGCACAAACGCAACCCGGTGCTTTCGGAAAATATCTCCGGTCTGGCGCGCCTGATGCGCTCCTATGCGGCGGCCGCCCTCGAGGATGTCGCCCTCTGGCATGAACGGGATATCAGCCACTCCTCCGTTGAACGGGTGATCGGCCCCGACGCGACAATCCTGCTCGATTTCATGCTGTCGCGTTTCACCGGGCTCATCGAGAGGCTGGTCGTCTATCCGGAGCGGATGCTGGCCAACCTCAACATGACGAAGGGGGTTATTTTCTCCCAGATGGTGTTGCTGAAACTGATCGAGAGGGGGATCACGCGGGAAAACGCCTACGCGATCGTCCAGCGCAATGCGATGAAATCATGGGAAAACGGCGTCGAATTCAAGGAGCTGCTCCTCCAGGACGAGGAGGTCGTCTCCCGCATCGCCAAAGCCGATCTCGCAGAGGCGTTCGATGTGCAAAATTTCATCCGGCAGGTCGATTTTATCTTCGCCCGCGTCTTCGGTCCCGAGGCAGGCTGA
- a CDS encoding amidophosphoribosyltransferase, whose protein sequence is MGGFFGTISTSDCVDDLFYGTDYNSHLGTKKGGMAVRNSEEFKRKIHNLESSYFRTKFEPELPQLHGNSGIGIISDTEAQPIMIKSHLGEFAIVTVSKIHNIEELTVRALKKYRHFSETIDGETNPSELIAMLIDEEDSYERGIENVFENVKGSCSLLLLTEKGLFAARDKLGRTPVVIGKKTGAFAVSSESSSFCNLGYETEKFLGPGEIVFITADGYEQRRKPNDKMQVCAFLWVYYGYPSSDYENINVEECRYRCGAALAKNDDVLADFVSGIPDSGVAHAIGYSIEKQIPYKRAYVKYTPTWPRSFMPQNQAMRDLVAKMKLIPIKTLINGKRIVFCDDSIVRGTQLKDNVRILYDYGAEEVHIRPACPALIFPCLFLNFSRSRSTLDLAGRKAIMDIEGAEASHLDEYAKAGTDRYQQMIEKIRQNIGVTTLKYQKLGDLVEAIGLPKERICTHCWDGSSYF, encoded by the coding sequence ATGGGCGGTTTTTTCGGTACGATTTCAACATCCGACTGTGTCGATGACTTATTCTACGGAACAGATTACAATTCTCACCTTGGCACAAAGAAGGGGGGGATGGCGGTCAGAAATTCCGAGGAATTTAAAAGGAAAATCCATAACCTGGAAAGCTCCTATTTCAGAACAAAATTCGAGCCGGAACTCCCTCAACTGCATGGCAACAGCGGCATCGGCATTATCAGTGATACGGAGGCGCAGCCGATCATGATCAAATCCCATCTCGGGGAATTTGCCATTGTCACGGTCAGCAAGATACACAATATCGAGGAGCTTACCGTAAGGGCGCTGAAGAAATACAGACATTTTTCGGAAACCATCGATGGCGAAACCAACCCCTCAGAACTGATCGCCATGTTGATAGATGAAGAAGATTCGTATGAAAGGGGCATAGAAAATGTTTTTGAAAATGTAAAAGGGTCCTGTTCACTGTTGCTGCTGACGGAGAAAGGGTTGTTTGCAGCAAGGGACAAACTGGGGAGAACCCCTGTGGTCATAGGGAAAAAGACCGGGGCATTTGCGGTAAGCTCGGAATCAAGTTCTTTTTGCAACCTTGGCTACGAAACGGAGAAGTTCCTGGGGCCGGGTGAAATCGTCTTTATCACTGCCGATGGATACGAGCAGCGTCGGAAGCCCAATGACAAGATGCAGGTGTGTGCTTTTCTGTGGGTTTATTACGGTTATCCCAGCTCTGATTACGAAAACATCAATGTCGAAGAATGCCGGTACCGATGTGGAGCGGCACTGGCAAAAAATGACGATGTCCTTGCCGATTTTGTCTCGGGCATTCCTGATTCCGGAGTTGCTCATGCGATTGGCTATTCGATAGAGAAACAAATCCCCTATAAACGGGCTTACGTAAAATATACGCCAACATGGCCGCGAAGCTTCATGCCGCAAAACCAGGCGATGAGAGACCTGGTGGCGAAAATGAAACTGATCCCGATAAAAACGCTGATAAACGGAAAAAGGATTGTCTTCTGCGACGATTCAATTGTCAGGGGGACTCAGTTAAAAGACAACGTCAGGATATTATACGACTATGGCGCTGAAGAAGTCCACATCCGCCCTGCCTGCCCCGCCCTCATTTTTCCTTGCCTTTTCCTTAATTTCTCCCGGTCGCGCTCGACGCTTGACCTTGCCGGGCGCAAAGCGATAATGGACATTGAGGGCGCCGAAGCAAGCCATCTGGATGAGTATGCAAAAGCAGGAACAGACCGTTATCAGCAAATGATTGAAAAAATCAGGCAAAATATTGGCGTAACTACGCTAAAGTACCAGAAGCTTGGCGATCTTGTAGAAGCTATCGGCCTGCCAAAGGAAAGAATTTGCACCCATTGCTGGGACGGCTCAAGTTATTTCTGA
- the nadB gene encoding L-aspartate oxidase, which yields MEIYTDFLVLGTGIAGLSFAIKASQYGTVAMVTKKERMESNTNYAQGGIAVVQDELDSFEEHIADTLVCGAGLSKEETVRFVVEEGPARIEELVEWGVEFTHSTENAGKFDLGREGGHSRRRVVHAKDLTGREIERALNEKAGNIDNIRLFENHIAIDLIMKAAALGQKTEKDRCIGAYVLDIEDREVHTFRAKFVMMATGGIGKVYLLTTNPDIATADGVAMAYRAGAKIANMEFIQFHPTCLYHPEAKSFLISEAVRGEGGVLKLKNGDTFMEKYHPLQSLAPRDIVARAIDTELKKSGDECVFLDITHKGRAFLSARFPNIYGKCLDFGIDMATEPIPVAPAEHYLCGGIVVNETGETSIPGLFACGEVSCTGLHGANRLASNSLLEAAVLAHRSANRVAELFRELRQEETIPIPPWDPRGATEINEAIFVTYNWEEIRRCMWQYVGIVRSDRRLQRAQHRIDMINREIDEYYRDFLVTRDLLELRNIALTAKLIVTCARIRKESRGLHYNLDYPEKNDRVWLKDTVISRNDI from the coding sequence ATGGAAATTTATACTGACTTTCTCGTTCTCGGCACCGGAATCGCCGGCCTCAGTTTTGCCATCAAGGCATCGCAATACGGCACCGTGGCGATGGTGACAAAAAAGGAAAGGATGGAATCGAATACCAATTACGCGCAAGGCGGCATCGCGGTGGTTCAGGATGAACTCGACAGTTTCGAGGAGCATATAGCCGACACCCTCGTCTGCGGAGCGGGACTTTCGAAGGAAGAGACCGTCCGTTTTGTCGTGGAAGAGGGACCAGCCCGAATTGAAGAACTCGTTGAATGGGGGGTGGAATTCACCCATTCAACGGAAAATGCCGGCAAGTTTGATCTGGGCCGCGAGGGTGGGCATTCCCGCAGAAGGGTTGTGCACGCCAAAGACCTAACCGGTCGGGAAATTGAAAGGGCCCTGAACGAAAAAGCCGGCAACATCGACAATATCCGGTTATTCGAGAATCACATCGCCATCGATCTGATCATGAAGGCCGCAGCCCTTGGGCAAAAAACCGAAAAAGACCGGTGCATCGGCGCTTATGTCCTCGATATCGAAGACAGGGAGGTTCATACATTCCGGGCAAAATTCGTAATGATGGCAACCGGAGGCATCGGCAAGGTATATCTTCTTACCACCAACCCCGACATCGCGACGGCAGACGGGGTGGCGATGGCCTACCGGGCGGGGGCAAAAATCGCCAATATGGAATTTATCCAGTTTCACCCGACCTGCCTCTACCACCCTGAAGCCAAATCCTTTCTGATCAGTGAAGCGGTTCGCGGCGAAGGAGGGGTGCTCAAGCTGAAAAACGGCGATACCTTTATGGAAAAATACCATCCCCTCCAGAGCCTGGCGCCGCGGGATATCGTCGCTCGGGCGATTGACACGGAGCTGAAGAAATCGGGCGATGAGTGCGTTTTTCTCGATATCACCCATAAAGGGCGGGCGTTCCTCTCGGCAAGGTTCCCCAACATCTACGGAAAATGCCTTGACTTCGGGATCGATATGGCAACGGAACCGATCCCCGTGGCCCCGGCGGAGCACTACCTCTGCGGCGGAATTGTGGTGAACGAGACCGGCGAGACCTCCATCCCGGGGCTCTTTGCCTGTGGCGAGGTCTCCTGCACGGGACTGCACGGCGCCAACCGGCTGGCAAGCAATTCGCTCCTGGAAGCCGCCGTCCTTGCCCATCGCTCCGCGAACCGGGTCGCCGAATTGTTCAGGGAACTCCGACAGGAAGAGACTATCCCCATTCCCCCCTGGGACCCGCGGGGGGCGACAGAAATTAACGAGGCAATCTTCGTCACCTACAACTGGGAAGAGATCCGCCGCTGCATGTGGCAGTATGTGGGCATCGTCCGCTCCGACCGGCGCCTGCAGCGGGCCCAACACCGGATTGACATGATAAACCGGGAAATAGACGAGTATTACCGGGACTTCCTCGTAACGAGGGATCTGCTGGAGTTGAGAAATATCGCGCTCACAGCCAAGCTTATCGTCACCTGCGCCAGAATTCGCAAGGAAAGCCGCGGCTTGCATTACAATCTCGACTATCCCGAAAAAAACGACCGTGTCTGGCTAAAAGACACGGTCATCTCGAGAAACGATATATAA
- the tsaD gene encoding tRNA (adenosine(37)-N6)-threonylcarbamoyltransferase complex transferase subunit TsaD, producing the protein MLVLGIESSCDETAAAVVKDGSAMLSNVIASQVRVHERYGGVVPEIASRKHIEAIAPVIIQSLEDAAIAIDEIDAIAVTKGPGLVGSLLIGLSTAKALAFGLRLPLVGVNHLEGHIAAIFLTDNPPAFPFVALAVSGGHTSIYFVKGFSDFTLLGQTRDDAAGEAFDKAANLLGIGYPGGVEIDRLAKKGNPLAFNFPRAMRDSLDFSFSGLKTALLTKLKKRDVPLTPEEIPDYAASFQEAICDVLTEKTIRATQGVSTKRIVVCGGVAANSRLREKMYGEAQAAGIDVFIPPAILCTDNAAMIAVVGNHLLQSGVKDGLDLNAVSRIPIAAAI; encoded by the coding sequence ATGCTGGTGCTGGGAATAGAATCTTCATGCGATGAAACTGCCGCCGCGGTTGTGAAAGACGGGAGCGCCATGCTTTCCAATGTTATTGCCTCCCAAGTGAGGGTGCATGAACGTTACGGGGGGGTGGTTCCGGAAATCGCCTCCCGGAAGCATATCGAGGCGATCGCGCCGGTGATCATCCAGTCGCTTGAAGATGCGGCCATAGCCATAGACGAAATTGATGCAATTGCCGTGACAAAAGGGCCGGGACTGGTGGGCTCGCTCTTGATCGGACTTTCCACTGCCAAGGCCCTGGCCTTCGGCCTGAGGTTGCCGCTCGTCGGCGTCAATCACCTCGAAGGTCATATCGCGGCGATATTCCTGACCGATAATCCCCCCGCCTTTCCCTTTGTCGCCCTTGCCGTCTCCGGCGGGCATACATCCATTTATTTTGTCAAAGGATTCAGTGATTTCACCCTGCTTGGGCAAACGAGAGACGACGCGGCGGGCGAGGCCTTTGACAAGGCCGCAAACCTTCTGGGCATCGGCTATCCGGGCGGGGTGGAGATCGACAGACTCGCCAAAAAGGGCAACCCCCTCGCTTTCAATTTTCCTCGGGCGATGCGCGACAGCCTCGATTTCAGCTTCAGCGGGTTGAAAACGGCCCTCCTGACGAAACTAAAAAAGCGGGATGTTCCTTTAACTCCCGAAGAGATACCCGACTATGCCGCTTCCTTTCAGGAGGCAATCTGCGACGTGTTGACGGAAAAAACGATCCGGGCCACGCAGGGGGTTTCGACAAAGCGGATTGTTGTCTGCGGCGGCGTTGCCGCGAACAGCCGCCTGCGGGAGAAAATGTACGGTGAGGCCCAAGCCGCAGGAATTGACGTTTTTATTCCTCCCGCCATTTTGTGTACGGACAACGCGGCAATGATCGCGGTGGTTGGAAACCACTTGCTGCAAAGCGGGGTTAAAGACGGTCTTGACCTCAATGCCGTATCACGCATCCCTATTGCCGCGGCTATATGA
- a CDS encoding DUF2062 domain-containing protein, whose translation MIIQDKLRDFYRRFLSLQGDPGEIAMGMAIGVFVSITPTIPFHTALIVLIGLTFRQNISAAYIVSWLVSNPLTIPLLYLSQYKLGRFLLGMGGSGFQFNDYSLRVLASAGREILVPLLVGGICMAPFFAVPAYFIARYFVSKIRKRTAS comes from the coding sequence ATGATCATCCAGGATAAACTAAGAGACTTTTATCGGCGCTTTCTCAGCCTCCAGGGCGACCCCGGGGAGATCGCCATGGGAATGGCGATCGGGGTTTTCGTCAGCATTACCCCGACAATCCCCTTCCATACAGCGCTGATCGTCCTGATCGGGCTAACGTTCCGGCAGAATATATCGGCTGCCTATATTGTTTCCTGGCTCGTGTCCAACCCGCTTACCATTCCCCTTCTTTACCTTTCCCAGTACAAGCTCGGCCGTTTTCTCCTCGGCATGGGAGGCAGCGGTTTCCAATTTAATGACTACAGTTTGCGGGTACTTGCGTCAGCCGGGCGCGAGATACTCGTGCCGCTTTTGGTCGGCGGGATCTGCATGGCCCCGTTTTTCGCCGTTCCCGCCTATTTTATCGCTCGCTATTTTGTCAGTAAAATAAGAAAGCGGACTGCCTCGTGA